One window of Fusobacterium polymorphum genomic DNA carries:
- a CDS encoding DUF3100 domain-containing protein → MKNIKLHFIALCLVVISEYIGIVKFNLGKGVIALFPMLYAMIFGVLTKYLKIVNEKDMEDAGSLVSVTLLLLMAKYGTTIGPSFPKIISASPALILQEFGNLGTVLLGVPIALFLGLKRETIGATHSIAREPNVAIIADKYGLDSPEGEGVLGVYIVGTVFGTVFIGLLASFLAAYTPLHPYSLAMASGVGSASMMTASVGALSTLYPDMADTIAAFGASSNLLSGLDGVYMSIWLALPLTEYLYKKFSKEVK, encoded by the coding sequence ATGAAAAATATAAAATTACATTTTATTGCACTGTGTTTAGTTGTAATTTCAGAATATATAGGAATAGTAAAATTTAATCTTGGAAAGGGAGTTATAGCCTTGTTTCCAATGTTATATGCAATGATTTTTGGAGTTCTTACTAAATATTTAAAAATAGTAAATGAAAAAGATATGGAAGATGCTGGATCATTAGTAAGTGTAACTTTGCTTCTATTAATGGCAAAATATGGTACAACAATAGGACCATCTTTTCCAAAAATAATTTCTGCTAGTCCTGCTTTAATATTACAAGAATTTGGTAATTTAGGAACTGTACTTTTAGGAGTACCTATTGCATTATTTTTAGGATTAAAAAGAGAAACTATAGGTGCTACTCACTCAATAGCAAGAGAACCAAATGTAGCCATAATTGCTGATAAATATGGACTTGATTCTCCAGAAGGAGAAGGAGTTTTGGGAGTATATATAGTTGGAACTGTTTTTGGAACTGTTTTTATAGGATTACTTGCTTCATTTCTAGCAGCATATACACCTTTACACCCTTATTCACTTGCTATGGCATCAGGTGTAGGTTCAGCTAGTATGATGACAGCTTCTGTCGGTGCTTTATCAACTCTATATCCTGATATGGCAGATACTATTGCTGCTTTTGGTGCTTCAAGTAATCTTTTATCAGGACTTGATGGAGTATATATGTCTATTTGGTTAGCATTACCTTTAACAGAATATCTATATAAAAAATTCAGTAAGGAGGTAAAATAA